From the genome of Sander lucioperca isolate FBNREF2018 chromosome 1, SLUC_FBN_1.2, whole genome shotgun sequence, one region includes:
- the LOC116052469 gene encoding protocadherin gamma-A4-like yields MDSEIITCGFYFLLFVHVTYGDMSYSFPEEMKRGSIIGNMAKDLGLETGTLSNRRARIDTDGTDKRYCDINLNNGELIVADKIDREGLCGEKASCILKHELVLENPLELHRISLHIQDINDNSPQFKEELINIEIRESADRGARFVIEEAHDADVGQNSVQQYSLKKNDNFILAVDGNTIELVLEKELDREKQQEINLLLTALDGGSPQRSGTVVIHVTVLDANDNAPVFSQAVYKASLPENSPVDTVVVTVSATDADEGVNGDVTYEFGHVTEDVKKIFSIDRKVGEIRVIGAVDYETSTSFEIRVKAKDGLGLSSYAKVIISITDVNDNAPVVNLKSLTNSIPEDTLPGTEVGIINVQDRDSENNRQVRCSIQQNVPFKLVPSIKNYYSLVTTGQLDRELVSDYNITITATDEGSPPLSSSKTVQLSVADINDNPPVFEEQSYSAYVTENNKPGSTLCSVTARDPDWRQNGTVIYSLLPGEVNGAPVSSYLSVNGDTGVIHAVRSFDYEQFRSFKVHVMARDNGSPPLSSNVTVSVFISDVNDNSPQILYPAPEGNSFMTELVPKAAHGGSLVSKVIAVDADSGQNAWLSYHIVKSTDPGLFTIGLHSGEIRTQRDISESDSMKQNLIVAVKDNGQPSLSATCSMYLLISDNLAEVPELKDISYDEKNSKLTSYLIIALVSVSTFFLTFIVIILGVRFCRRRKPRLLFDGAVAIPSAYLPPNYADVDGTGTLRSAYNYDAYLTTGSRTSDFKFVTSYNDNTLPADQTLRKSPSDFADAFGELEECLEV; encoded by the coding sequence ATGGATTCCGAAATAATCACGTGTGGCTTCTATTTCCTCCTTTTTGTGCATGTCACATATGGAGACATGAGCTATTCTTTTCCAGAGGAGATGAAGCGAGGATCAATTATTGGAAATATGGCCAAGGATCTCGGGCTGGAGACGGGCACGCTCTCTAACAGAAGAGCCCGTATTGACACCGATGGGACAGACAAACGTTACTGTGACATAAACCTGAACAACGGAGAGTTGATTGTTGCCGACAAGATTGACCGAGAGGGGCTTTGTGGAGAAAAGGCTTCGTGCATCCTAAAACATGAGCTGGTGCTGGAGAATCCTCTCGAGCTACATCGGATCAGTCTTCACATTCAAGATATTAATGATAACTCGCCACAATTTAAGGAAGAATTGATAAATATTGAAATTCGAGAGTCGGCAGACAGGGGGGCTCGTTTTGTGATAGAGGAGGCGCACGATGCGGATGTAGGACAAAATTCAGTTCAGCAGTACAGCCTCAAAAAGAATGATAATTTCATTTTGGCCGTTGATGGAAATACAATAGAGCTTGTTCTTGAAAAAGAGCTTGATCGTGAAAAACAACAAGAGATCAATTTGCTCCTTACAGCTCTAGATGGTGGCTCTCCTCAGAGATCAGGTACTGTAGTAATACACGTCACTGTACTGGATGCTAATGATAACGCCCCAGTGTTTAGCCAGGCCGTTTATAAAGCCAGTCTGCCTGAAAACTCTCCTGTAGATACTGTAGTGGTCACAGTGAGTGCTACTGATGCAGACGAGGGAGTCAATGGAGATGTGACGTATGAATTTGGACATGTCACTGAAGATGTGAAGAAGATATTTAGTATTGACCGTAAAGTGGGAGAGATACGAGTAATTGGTGCTGTTGACTATGAAACTTCGACATCATTTGAAATACGTGTTAAAGCGAAAGATGGGTTAGGGCTGTCATCTTATGCTAAAGTCATAATTTCTATCACTGATGTGAATGACAACGCCCCTGTAGTCAATTTGAAATCTCTGACTAACTCCATACCTGAAGATACCCTACCTGGTACAGAGGTGGGCATCATTAACGTGCAGGATAGAGATTCTGAGAATAACAGACAGGTCCGCTGCTCCATTCAACAAAACGTCCCTTTTAAGTTGGTTCCTTCTATTAAAAACTATTATTCTCTGGTGACCACAGGACAACTGGACCGTGAACTAGTGTCTGATTACAACATTACAATCACTGCCACTGACGAGGGCTCTCCACCTCTGTCCTCCTCTAAAACTGTTCAGTTATCTGTAGCAGACATCAACGACAACCCACCTGTGTTTGAGGAACAGTCCTACAGCGCATATGTGACTGAAAATAACAAACCTGGCTCCACTTTATGTTCCGTTACTGCTCGAGACCCCGACTGGAGACAAAACGGTACAGTGATTTATTCTCTGTTACCCGGTGAGGTGAACGGTGCCCCGGTGTCCTCCTATCTATCTGTTAACGGAGACACGGGGGTGATCCACGCTGTGAGGTCGTTTGATTATGAACAGTTCAGGAGTTTTAAAGTCCACGTGATGGCCAGAGACAACGGTTCTCCTCCGCTCAGCAGCAACGTGACCGTCAGTGTCTTCATATCGGATGTGAATGACAACTCTCCTCAGATACTGTACCCCGCCCCGGAGGGCAACTCCTTCATGACCGAGCTGGTCCCCAAAGCTGCACACGGAGGCTCTCTGGTGTCCAAAGTGATAGCGGTGGACGCGGACTCCGGACAGAACGCCTGGCTGTCCTATCATATAGTCAAATCCACTGATCCGGGACTTTTCACTATTGGTCTCCACAGCGGCGAGATCAGGACACAGCGGGACATTTCTGAGTCGGACAGCATGAAACAGAACCTTATTGTGGCAGTGAAAGATAACGGAcagccctctctctctgccacctGTTCCATGTATTTACTTATTTCTGATAACTTGGCTGAGGTGCCGGAACTGAAGGATATTTCTTATGATGAGAAGAACTCCAAACTGACCTCTTACCTGATCATCGCGCTGGTGTCTGTGTCCACCTTTTTTCTGACCTTCATTGTCATCATCCTGGGTGTGAGGTTTTGTCGCAGGAGAAAGCCCAGACTGTTGTTTGATGGAGCAGTTGCCATCCCCAGCGCTTATCTCCCTCCTAATTACGCAGATGTTGACGGCACAGGGACTTTACGCAGCGCTTACAATTATGACGCCTACCTGACAACAGGTTCTAGAACCAGTGACTTTAAGTTTGTGACGTCTTACAATGACAACACACTGCCTGCTGACCAGACTCTGAGGAAAAGTCCATCAGACTTTGCTGACGCGTTTGGGGAATTGGAAGAGTGTTTAGAGGTATGA